In Pedobacter sp. W3I1, one DNA window encodes the following:
- a CDS encoding FecR family protein has product MMQQEEINKLLQKKQAGNCTPEEIAFLESWYAQWNKDLPLGLTEEELFEDLLMIKKMTSTLPAERRFKISSRSLAIAASLLVILSTGLYFYLHTQPIDYHLALHDIQPGSNKATVTLANGQKFDLKNLTGGVVVDKSGLEYNDGTDISEIGSMKGTAQQLVLSTPKGGQYQITLSDGTRVWLNAASSLKFLSSFAGQKERRVELTGEAYFEVIHDAKQPFRVMSTGQIAEDLGTSFNINSYADEPLSKTTLVEGSMQIRSFKNPQDKKPVLLKPNQQASIDAAGAISLRLVNTAETLGWKNDNFIFDGEDLNSAMRKIARWYNVDVVYESGLKTSTTPVLDGLVSRKSKLSEVLKWIETVSNIRFKIEGRRVIVMQ; this is encoded by the coding sequence ATGATGCAACAAGAGGAAATTAACAAGCTTTTACAAAAAAAACAGGCAGGTAACTGTACACCTGAAGAAATCGCCTTTTTAGAGAGTTGGTATGCACAATGGAATAAAGATCTTCCCCTGGGCTTAACCGAAGAAGAACTGTTTGAAGACCTGCTCATGATCAAGAAGATGACCAGTACCTTACCTGCAGAAAGAAGATTCAAAATATCAAGTCGAAGCCTGGCGATTGCAGCATCACTGCTAGTGATTCTGAGTACAGGACTTTATTTTTACCTGCATACCCAGCCCATTGATTACCATCTGGCGCTTCATGACATTCAACCTGGAAGCAATAAAGCAACCGTAACCCTGGCAAATGGCCAAAAATTTGATTTAAAGAATTTAACAGGGGGTGTAGTAGTTGATAAATCAGGACTGGAATATAATGACGGAACGGATATCAGCGAAATCGGGTCGATGAAAGGAACAGCACAGCAACTGGTACTATCTACACCTAAGGGAGGTCAGTACCAAATCACGCTCTCTGATGGGACCCGGGTATGGTTAAATGCCGCGTCCTCATTAAAATTTCTTTCCAGTTTCGCTGGCCAGAAAGAGCGTCGGGTAGAATTAACAGGAGAAGCTTATTTCGAGGTCATCCACGATGCGAAACAGCCCTTTCGGGTAATGAGTACTGGCCAGATCGCCGAAGACCTTGGAACATCTTTCAACATCAATAGCTATGCAGACGAACCACTCAGCAAAACTACCCTGGTTGAAGGAAGTATGCAAATTCGGAGTTTTAAAAATCCGCAGGATAAAAAGCCCGTTCTGTTAAAACCTAATCAGCAAGCTTCCATTGATGCCGCAGGTGCCATAAGCTTACGTTTGGTGAATACAGCAGAAACGTTGGGTTGGAAAAATGACAACTTCATCTTCGACGGAGAGGATCTGAATTCGGCCATGCGCAAGATTGCAAGATGGTACAATGTGGATGTTGTTTATGAATCTGGCTTAAAAACAAGTACAACTCCTGTTCTGGATGGATTAGTGTCGAGAAAAAGTAAGTTGTCGGAAGTACTGAAGTGGATAGAAACTGTTAGTAATATCCGTTTCAAAATAGAAGGAAGGAGGGTGATAGTGATGCAATAA
- a CDS encoding IPT/TIG domain-containing protein — protein sequence MKRFINIMAERPRLFSFTICMLLLIAGCKKDKTDGYNPSSPIVISDFIPKKGGGGTEVLITGTNFTTDLSKISVVLNDLPLKVIGASATQIMVVVPKKSKSGPIKVKIENNETSSEAIFNYEYTRTVTTLAGSGNAGFANGKGTDASFNFSGQNWYRSSGIVVDDQLNVYVADPGNHCIRKIDPEGNVSTLAGNPALAGYADGKGAAANFLLPYDLAIDGSGNLYCVDPGNWDIRMITPDGQAKTWGFGSQAPWSIAFDKSSGKVYYASCSSPGSVYQIDAQGINKEVVSGLNYPAGIKFDHAGNLFVSAHGDQVIRKFNASTWQGSIVAGQQDKIGYLNGEPKSAQFAYPWGIAIDSSDNIYVAGNGTGGGSTSNPDQSIRLIQANTYQVSTFAGSNVAGYTDGSGLQASFSAPGGVAVDKNGTVYVLDKNNNRIRKIISE from the coding sequence ATGAAAAGATTCATCAATATAATGGCAGAGCGTCCGCGACTGTTCAGCTTCACGATCTGCATGTTGCTCCTGATCGCAGGCTGCAAAAAAGATAAAACTGACGGTTATAACCCGTCCTCTCCGATCGTTATTTCAGATTTTATTCCCAAAAAAGGTGGTGGTGGCACGGAAGTACTCATTACCGGAACCAACTTTACTACTGATCTCTCCAAAATATCTGTGGTGTTGAATGACCTGCCGCTTAAAGTAATTGGAGCCAGCGCTACACAGATCATGGTAGTGGTGCCGAAAAAATCAAAATCGGGCCCAATAAAAGTGAAGATAGAAAACAATGAAACTTCAAGCGAGGCCATTTTTAATTATGAATACACACGGACAGTTACAACCCTTGCAGGTTCTGGTAACGCCGGATTTGCTAACGGCAAAGGAACAGATGCCTCATTTAACTTTTCCGGTCAAAACTGGTACAGAAGTTCCGGCATCGTGGTAGACGACCAACTCAACGTCTATGTAGCTGATCCTGGTAACCATTGTATCCGTAAAATCGATCCGGAAGGAAACGTGAGTACCCTGGCAGGTAATCCTGCTCTCGCTGGTTATGCAGATGGTAAAGGCGCCGCAGCAAATTTCTTGTTGCCTTATGACCTTGCCATTGATGGCAGTGGAAACCTGTATTGCGTAGACCCTGGCAACTGGGACATCAGAATGATCACCCCTGATGGACAAGCCAAGACATGGGGTTTTGGCAGTCAGGCACCTTGGAGCATTGCTTTTGACAAAAGCAGTGGTAAAGTCTATTACGCGAGCTGCTCCAGTCCTGGAAGCGTTTATCAGATCGATGCGCAGGGCATCAATAAGGAAGTCGTTTCGGGCCTCAATTATCCTGCAGGGATTAAATTCGACCATGCAGGTAATTTATTTGTATCTGCGCATGGCGATCAGGTCATCAGAAAATTTAATGCTAGTACCTGGCAGGGAAGCATTGTTGCAGGGCAACAGGACAAAATAGGTTATTTAAACGGCGAACCGAAATCGGCGCAATTCGCTTATCCATGGGGAATTGCCATTGATAGCAGCGACAATATTTACGTCGCAGGCAACGGAACCGGCGGTGGTAGCACCAGCAATCCTGATCAAAGTATCCGCTTAATCCAGGCAAATACTTATCAGGTGAGCACATTTGCCGGAAGCAATGTGGCCGGCTACACAGATGGATCTGGCCTGCAGGCTTCTTTCAGTGCACCTGGCGGCGTTGCAGTAGACAAGAACGGAACCGTTTATGTACTGGACAAAAACAACAACAGGATCAGAAAAATCATTTCCGAATAA
- a CDS encoding RagB/SusD family nutrient uptake outer membrane protein, whose amino-acid sequence MMKTKYLIIIAVGTLFLTGILSACKHLDEKPDNLLTSDILWSNRANAESYLYNIYGAVLEIDFAHIGISDEASVSIPGTNIRQMVAGNWSPVNAYYDHWDHYYTGIRSTFIFEANVGSVPESQLSSALKAQYKAESKFLRGWFYWQLIKQYGPVVKLTGALALNEDFNKYPRNTFDECKDYVNQLMDEAAVDLPVSWASSSNYGRPSKGSCLAVKSQLALWAASPLWNGNPAFNSLKNQDGKALAPTSFDPNKWKIAADAAKAVMNLNAYKLFTNLDNGGTRFDPYFSVRDLFLTNWNSEILFSRNSWNYWGYTKASSPNPGGINLYNATQNVVDAFYMNNGRAIDDPLSQYNETGFAENNGDQTWGHKKGQWNMYANREARFYAYIQYNGRPVLPAPTVDDKNYYSSAGNVDGTGRIEFYYSGKAGAKATGITNNITGYNFLKNISPADNIRQDVTNYRPFIIMRYAEILLNYAEALNEYDPANPEVVQTLNLVRTRAGLPGIETVYPNAVGNKELMRKYILKERQVELCFEGDRYYTLIRRLLLGAPENQNIYTMNVNEDDGGLGFGFTAFYKRTLFQKRAWENKMYLFPISQYQLDRDRSLVQNPGW is encoded by the coding sequence ATGATGAAAACGAAATATTTAATCATTATAGCAGTAGGAACATTGTTTTTAACCGGTATCCTATCTGCATGCAAACACCTGGATGAAAAACCAGATAATCTCCTTACTTCTGATATCCTTTGGAGCAACCGGGCAAATGCAGAATCCTATCTCTACAACATTTATGGTGCAGTACTCGAAATCGACTTTGCCCATATCGGCATTAGCGATGAAGCATCTGTTTCTATCCCAGGTACAAATATCAGACAAATGGTTGCAGGAAACTGGAGTCCGGTAAATGCTTATTACGACCATTGGGACCATTATTATACCGGCATCCGCTCAACTTTTATTTTTGAGGCCAATGTCGGAAGCGTACCTGAGTCGCAGCTGAGTTCAGCATTAAAGGCTCAATATAAAGCTGAATCAAAGTTCTTAAGGGGTTGGTTTTATTGGCAGCTGATCAAACAATACGGACCAGTGGTAAAATTAACGGGCGCCCTTGCCCTTAATGAAGATTTCAATAAATATCCTAGAAATACTTTTGACGAATGCAAAGACTATGTGAACCAGTTAATGGATGAAGCAGCCGTTGATTTGCCGGTAAGCTGGGCTTCTTCCAGCAACTATGGACGGCCATCAAAGGGCTCATGCCTGGCGGTAAAATCGCAGCTTGCGCTTTGGGCGGCCAGTCCACTTTGGAACGGAAATCCCGCATTCAACTCGCTAAAAAATCAGGATGGAAAAGCGCTCGCTCCGACATCATTTGATCCAAATAAATGGAAAATTGCCGCAGATGCTGCGAAAGCCGTGATGAATCTTAATGCGTATAAATTATTTACCAATCTGGATAACGGCGGAACCAGGTTTGACCCCTATTTTTCAGTACGCGATCTTTTCCTAACCAATTGGAACAGCGAGATCCTCTTCTCCAGAAACTCATGGAACTATTGGGGTTACACCAAAGCATCGTCACCCAATCCGGGAGGGATCAATCTCTACAATGCCACTCAAAATGTTGTAGATGCTTTCTATATGAACAATGGCCGAGCGATTGATGATCCATTATCACAGTATAACGAAACCGGCTTTGCTGAAAATAATGGCGATCAGACCTGGGGACATAAAAAAGGACAATGGAACATGTATGCCAACAGGGAAGCCCGTTTTTATGCGTATATCCAATACAATGGCCGTCCGGTATTGCCCGCTCCTACCGTTGACGATAAGAATTATTATTCCTCAGCCGGCAATGTGGACGGTACTGGTCGCATAGAATTTTATTATTCAGGTAAAGCTGGCGCTAAAGCCACGGGAATTACCAACAACATCACCGGTTATAATTTTCTAAAAAACATAAGCCCGGCTGATAACATCAGGCAGGATGTCACCAATTACAGGCCTTTCATCATCATGCGTTATGCAGAAATCCTGCTCAATTACGCTGAAGCTTTAAATGAGTATGACCCTGCCAATCCCGAAGTTGTACAAACCCTAAACCTGGTTAGGACCAGGGCCGGTCTACCAGGTATTGAAACCGTCTATCCTAACGCAGTTGGAAATAAGGAACTGATGAGAAAATACATTCTTAAAGAAAGACAGGTAGAGTTATGCTTCGAAGGTGATAGATATTATACACTGATCAGAAGGCTATTATTAGGTGCGCCTGAAAATCAAAATATCTACACTATGAATGTGAATGAAGACGACGGCGGACTTGGATTTGGTTTTACGGCTTTTTACAAGCGCACATTATTTCAAAAAAGAGCATGGGAGAACAAAATGTACCTCTTCCCTATTTCTCAATACCAGCTCGACCGTGACAGGTCCCTGGTACAAAATCCAGGTTGGTAA
- a CDS encoding TonB-dependent receptor has translation MYRFYASKSGITNRYIRKIWMIMRLTTIILLFTLMQVSAATFGQRITLNENRISLKNALEKIHNQSGYNFLFDRKVLNGINPISISIQNEELETTVKKILDNLPLTYVIDGNTIMIKAKEISLLDKAVDKLSSIFSSQEIRGKVTDLKGSPIPGATVSVKGSKKATSTDAYGNFKIQADKNDVLVIQIVGFITKEILLGEQTEISISLTEEDKSLEDVVVVGYGKQKKVTITGAVSTINMSDMQTPNRSLSNSLAGKVAGVISMQRSGEPGYDNASFTIRGIGTFTGNTEPLIIIDGVQRDDVNSSFGGSYNNIDPEDIQSISLLKDASATAVYGARGANGVLIINTKRGTAGKPLISIKTEASMSGLTKTPQMLDGVSWMRLYNEANINDGNQPIYSEEIIQKTASGLDPYLYPNVNWIKSTYKNWAPGFNTNLNVSGGSQSVRYYVSASFYNQDGSYKVTKQNGYNPNLNFKRYDFRTNLDIDLSPTTLLSMNLDAMLVSSRYPGLSASKIWYNAYLTPPIAFPIQYPDGSWAGPFNNGGSNPLNDIQNSGYATEFRPTIQSIFSINQKLDRLVPGLSAMARFSFDSYSENDNRRTGRNNLFLASSRDADGNLILNQSRIGEQFLGYSQSSSAEKKMYLETNVTYDRRFGNHHFGGLFLYNMRTRVVSSAGDVISSIPYKNQGMAVRATYDYADRYLLEFDAGYTGSENFEPGKRFGFFPSVSAGWVISNEPFFKNLSTSVNLLKIRGSHGIVGNDQIGTSGIGLKRFPYLSQYGSGSSIGLGFNGTIFNGVTESVFGVENLTWEKATKDNFGTEIGLFNKLNITVDLYKERRKNILIARSSLSGILGVTGTVFANLGEMNNQGVDANVEYNEKMGNVSLRLYGNFTYNNNKIIERDEPKQLYAYQQATGQKLGDNLMYIAEGLFTSTQQIAASASQFGAILKPGDIKYKDMNGDGVINSFDRVYTGKSDVPTMLYGAGFTVGYKGVDLSLFFQGISGVSFMANGSAVTGEGAVGAGIVPFTGMGQYPSGMLASLENRWTVENPRQDAYYPRLGISNQNSNNYQPSTWWSKDGSFVRLKQATLGYRFSDALLTKASIKSVYLYLTGQNLLTFSKFKLWDPELGANAAGYPPLRTFALGLKASL, from the coding sequence ATGTATAGATTTTATGCCAGCAAATCGGGTATAACAAACCGTTATATCCGTAAAATATGGATGATTATGCGCCTGACCACCATCATACTCCTTTTCACGCTAATGCAGGTAAGTGCAGCCACCTTCGGGCAACGCATTACCCTGAATGAAAATCGGATCTCATTAAAGAATGCATTAGAAAAGATCCATAATCAAAGTGGATATAATTTTCTGTTCGACAGAAAAGTTCTCAACGGGATCAATCCAATTAGCATTTCTATCCAAAATGAAGAATTGGAAACCACAGTAAAGAAAATCCTGGATAACCTCCCCTTAACCTATGTTATCGATGGAAATACCATTATGATCAAAGCAAAAGAAATTTCACTTCTGGACAAAGCCGTTGATAAACTGAGCAGCATTTTCAGTAGTCAGGAAATACGGGGTAAGGTAACCGATTTAAAAGGAAGCCCCATTCCAGGGGCAACGGTATCCGTAAAAGGCTCTAAAAAAGCAACTTCTACAGATGCTTATGGAAACTTTAAAATCCAGGCCGATAAAAATGATGTGCTGGTCATTCAGATCGTAGGCTTCATCACCAAAGAAATACTTTTGGGCGAGCAGACAGAAATCAGCATCAGCCTGACAGAGGAAGACAAATCTCTTGAGGATGTAGTAGTAGTTGGTTATGGTAAACAAAAGAAGGTAACCATTACCGGAGCCGTAAGCACCATCAATATGTCGGATATGCAAACTCCTAACCGTTCGCTTTCAAATTCTTTGGCCGGTAAAGTAGCTGGAGTCATCTCTATGCAGCGAAGCGGTGAACCAGGATACGACAATGCCTCTTTTACTATCCGGGGCATAGGAACTTTCACGGGCAATACAGAACCACTGATTATTATTGACGGCGTACAGCGTGACGATGTAAATAGCTCTTTCGGAGGCTCTTACAACAACATCGACCCGGAAGACATTCAAAGTATTTCTTTACTTAAAGATGCTTCAGCCACTGCAGTGTATGGTGCCAGGGGTGCCAATGGTGTCCTGATCATCAATACCAAACGGGGTACTGCCGGGAAGCCACTGATTTCAATAAAAACCGAAGCCTCCATGTCTGGCCTCACTAAAACACCACAAATGCTGGATGGTGTTTCCTGGATGAGGCTCTATAATGAAGCCAATATTAACGATGGCAATCAGCCCATATATTCAGAAGAAATTATCCAGAAAACGGCAAGTGGCCTGGATCCTTACCTCTACCCTAATGTAAACTGGATCAAATCAACTTATAAAAACTGGGCTCCTGGCTTCAACACCAATTTAAATGTAAGCGGAGGCTCCCAAAGCGTGAGGTACTATGTTTCGGCCTCTTTTTACAACCAGGATGGCAGTTATAAAGTGACCAAACAAAATGGTTATAACCCCAATTTAAATTTTAAAAGGTATGATTTCAGGACCAACCTCGATATCGACCTGAGCCCTACCACCCTTTTGTCTATGAACCTTGATGCCATGCTGGTGAGCAGCAGGTACCCGGGTTTATCAGCCAGCAAAATCTGGTATAATGCCTATTTAACCCCGCCTATCGCTTTTCCGATACAGTACCCGGACGGATCGTGGGCTGGCCCGTTTAACAATGGAGGAAGCAATCCGCTCAATGATATCCAAAATTCGGGTTATGCAACAGAATTCCGCCCTACTATACAGTCTATTTTCTCTATCAATCAGAAACTTGACCGCCTTGTACCAGGATTAAGTGCGATGGCGAGATTCTCGTTTGATTCTTACAGTGAAAACGACAACAGGCGAACAGGTAGGAACAACCTTTTCCTGGCCAGCTCACGTGATGCTGATGGCAACTTAATCCTTAACCAATCAAGAATCGGAGAACAGTTTCTGGGTTACTCACAATCATCAAGCGCAGAGAAAAAGATGTACCTGGAAACCAACGTCACTTACGACCGCAGGTTTGGCAATCATCATTTTGGCGGTTTATTTTTATACAATATGCGCACAAGGGTAGTTAGCTCTGCAGGAGATGTGATTTCTTCTATCCCCTACAAAAACCAGGGTATGGCTGTAAGGGCCACCTATGATTATGCAGACCGTTATCTGCTTGAATTTGATGCAGGTTACACGGGTTCAGAAAACTTTGAACCGGGTAAAAGGTTTGGATTTTTCCCTTCTGTTTCGGCAGGTTGGGTGATTTCGAACGAGCCCTTTTTCAAAAACCTATCCACTTCTGTGAACCTGCTCAAAATCAGAGGATCACATGGAATTGTAGGAAATGATCAGATCGGCACTAGTGGCATTGGCTTGAAAAGGTTCCCTTATCTGAGCCAATATGGCTCAGGGAGCTCCATAGGTTTAGGCTTTAATGGAACGATATTTAATGGAGTAACAGAAAGTGTATTTGGTGTAGAAAACCTGACCTGGGAAAAAGCGACCAAAGACAATTTCGGTACAGAAATCGGTTTGTTTAATAAACTCAATATCACAGTAGACCTGTATAAAGAAAGAAGAAAGAACATCCTTATTGCCCGCAGTTCACTCTCAGGCATTTTAGGTGTAACGGGAACGGTATTCGCCAATTTAGGGGAGATGAATAATCAGGGGGTAGATGCCAACGTAGAATACAACGAAAAGATGGGAAACGTATCGCTTCGCCTTTATGGAAATTTCACCTATAACAACAATAAAATCATCGAGCGGGATGAACCTAAACAGCTATATGCATATCAACAAGCAACCGGACAGAAATTGGGAGACAACCTCATGTACATTGCTGAAGGTCTGTTTACTTCTACTCAACAAATTGCGGCCAGTGCGAGCCAATTTGGTGCAATTTTAAAACCAGGAGATATCAAGTACAAAGATATGAACGGTGATGGAGTGATCAATAGCTTCGACAGGGTGTATACCGGAAAATCAGATGTTCCAACCATGCTTTATGGAGCCGGATTTACGGTAGGTTATAAAGGTGTAGATCTTTCCCTCTTCTTCCAGGGCATTTCAGGTGTCTCTTTTATGGCTAATGGTTCGGCTGTAACAGGTGAAGGAGCGGTTGGAGCCGGTATTGTACCTTTTACAGGCATGGGACAGTATCCTTCGGGTATGCTGGCCAGTTTGGAAAACAGGTGGACTGTTGAAAACCCACGACAGGATGCGTATTATCCCAGACTGGGAATTTCCAATCAGAACAGCAATAATTATCAGCCCAGCACCTGGTGGTCTAAAGATGGCAGCTTTGTTCGCTTAAAACAAGCCACCTTAGGTTATCGGTTTTCGGATGCTTTGCTAACAAAGGCATCGATCAAGTCAGTGTACCTGTATCTCACAGGTCAGAACTTACTTACTTTCTCCAAATTTAAATTATGGGATCCGGAACTTGGCGCCAACGCGGCAGGATACCCTCCTTTGAGAACATTTGCCCTGGGACTGAAAGCATCCCTTTAA
- a CDS encoding LacI family DNA-binding transcriptional regulator gives MEKIPTIKDIAKRLKINPSTVSRALKGHPSIGLVTTMRVNKIAKELNYHPNQNAIFLKQGKTFTVGVVLPDIAEPLYCSILSKIERFSHNRNYNVIFGQSFKKPEQERQILENMMNLRVDGILIALSKPKVPSKQIEQLRKYNIPVAILDSRNIVSDQSHQIIEHLFSILEFQQLPQIGA, from the coding sequence ATGGAAAAGATCCCTACCATCAAAGATATAGCCAAACGGCTGAAGATTAATCCTTCAACGGTATCAAGAGCACTCAAAGGCCACCCCAGTATTGGCCTCGTTACTACGATGAGGGTCAATAAAATTGCGAAAGAGCTGAATTATCATCCCAATCAAAATGCAATATTCTTAAAACAGGGAAAAACCTTTACGGTTGGCGTTGTGCTGCCCGACATTGCAGAGCCTCTTTACTGTTCCATCCTCAGTAAAATCGAGCGCTTTTCTCATAACAGAAATTACAATGTAATTTTTGGTCAGTCATTTAAGAAACCGGAGCAGGAAAGACAGATTCTCGAAAACATGATGAACCTGAGGGTAGATGGTATTCTGATTGCCCTTAGCAAACCTAAAGTACCTTCAAAGCAGATTGAACAGCTCAGAAAGTACAATATTCCTGTTGCCATTTTAGACAGCAGGAATATCGTTAGCGATCAGTCTCATCAGATTATTGAACACCTGTTTTCAATTTTAGAATTTCAGCAACTACCTCAGATAGGGGCTTAA
- a CDS encoding right-handed parallel beta-helix repeat-containing protein, producing the protein MKFYCFLGLFLLAQTLVCVNKTFAATFQIKKKSHKYYVSVNGSDTNAGSISAPFQTINAALNQAAPGDQVVVRGGTYHQQVKFPKSGAPGKPISLQSCPKEKPIIDGSKIAVTGWQALVTINNMSWVTIDGFDICNLHSALVNTDPQGIAIYGSGQHIAIKNCNIYNIKNTTTLAQGRSGHAILAIGNSNTPITNLSITGCTIHDTQTGTSENVTLAGNIDGFIFRNNKVYDTENIGIIVAGGDGLNPNGAIATNYARNGVISDNIFHHNTMTKTPETWGPDRYGAISIYVCGGANTLIERNIVYESDRGIGLISESNIYPTRTTTVRNNLVYNCYRTGIYLGDYLNYTISGTKNCSILNNTLFQNNRVLGAFGEIEGEIRLTEHCDSNVIKYNRVYAGPQDVLVHKYTTTGSHNLIDHNSYFSTGQPQWIWNSISGSPITDFGTWKKSSGQDTHSTLKIVNSKFYANRLKKWKRSLPSKI; encoded by the coding sequence ATGAAATTTTACTGTTTTTTAGGCCTATTTTTATTAGCACAGACTCTGGTCTGTGTTAATAAAACATTTGCGGCTACATTTCAAATTAAAAAGAAGTCCCATAAATATTATGTATCTGTTAATGGTTCAGATACCAATGCCGGAAGCATTAGCGCTCCATTTCAAACCATTAATGCTGCATTAAACCAAGCTGCACCCGGCGATCAGGTAGTGGTGCGCGGCGGAACTTACCATCAGCAGGTAAAATTCCCCAAATCAGGAGCACCAGGCAAACCTATCAGCCTTCAAAGCTGTCCAAAAGAAAAACCAATTATTGATGGCAGCAAAATCGCGGTTACCGGATGGCAGGCATTGGTTACGATCAATAACATGAGTTGGGTAACCATCGATGGTTTTGACATATGCAACCTACACAGTGCTTTGGTCAACACAGATCCTCAAGGTATTGCAATTTATGGTAGCGGGCAGCACATTGCTATTAAAAACTGCAACATTTACAACATCAAAAACACCACGACACTTGCCCAGGGCAGAAGCGGACATGCCATACTCGCCATCGGGAACAGCAATACCCCCATCACAAACCTGTCGATTACCGGTTGTACCATTCACGATACGCAAACCGGAACAAGTGAAAACGTAACCCTCGCCGGAAATATAGATGGCTTTATTTTCAGGAATAATAAAGTATATGATACCGAGAACATTGGGATTATTGTAGCTGGTGGCGACGGCCTTAACCCTAATGGAGCTATAGCCACCAACTATGCCCGCAACGGGGTCATCAGCGATAATATTTTTCACCATAACACCATGACCAAAACACCTGAAACATGGGGCCCCGATCGATACGGTGCAATCTCCATTTATGTTTGCGGTGGGGCCAATACGCTGATCGAAAGAAATATCGTTTATGAAAGCGACAGAGGAATCGGTCTGATTAGCGAAAGCAATATTTATCCTACAAGAACTACCACGGTTAGAAACAACCTGGTTTATAATTGTTACCGCACCGGCATTTACCTGGGTGATTATTTAAATTACACCATCTCCGGAACTAAAAACTGCTCCATATTGAATAATACTTTATTCCAGAACAACCGCGTATTAGGAGCATTTGGAGAAATTGAGGGCGAAATCAGGCTGACTGAACACTGCGATAGTAACGTGATCAAATACAACCGCGTTTATGCAGGACCTCAAGATGTTCTTGTCCATAAATACACCACAACCGGAAGTCATAACCTCATTGACCATAATAGCTATTTTAGCACCGGACAGCCACAATGGATCTGGAACAGTATTAGTGGCAGTCCAATCACTGATTTCGGGACCTGGAAAAAATCCAGCGGTCAGGATACCCACTCTACCTTAAAAATCGTCAACTCAAAGTTTTACGCTAACCGCCTAAAAAAATGGAAAAGATCCCTACCATCAAAGATATAG